In the genome of Pan troglodytes isolate AG18354 chromosome 15, NHGRI_mPanTro3-v2.0_pri, whole genome shotgun sequence, one region contains:
- the LOC134808364 gene encoding uncharacterized protein LOC134808364: protein MLLPTERRGRNGNRNRRRRLTEPSAPLTEAEREAARAGQSLTARDRERAGSRARDPEQCRPHSAGRGRDGSAGARRRGRDGEGAWSGGNRLLGSAGDNARTRRSGSDNERRRGSLGQRRRARANGGARPSAFLASERGRACAGRCHLRRPWHVPGLLPAPFLAAPVESVAAASTA from the coding sequence ATGCTACTCCCGACCGAACGGAGAGGAAGAAACGGAAACAGGAACCGCCGCCGCCGCTTAACGGAGCCTTCGGCGCCACTGACTGAGGCAGAGCGCGAGGCGGCGCGAGCCGGGCAGTCGCTGACAGCGCGAGACCGAGAGCGAGCCGGGTCCAGGGCGCGCGACCCTGAGCAGTGCCGGCCCCATTCCGCGGGGAGAGGAAGGGACGGGTCGGCTGGGGCCAGGCGGCGGGGGCGGGATGGGGAGGGGGCCTGGAGCGGAGGGAACCGGCTCCTCGGGTCGGCCGGAGATAACGCGCGCACGCGCCGGAGCGGCTCTGACAACGAGCGCAGGCGGGGAAGCCTCGGCCAGCGCCGGCGTGCGCGCGCGAATGGGGGCGCGCGCCCCTCGGCGTTCCTGGCTTCTGAGAGAGGGCGCGCATGCGCCGGCCGCTGCCACCTACGGCGACCCTGGCATGTGCCAGGGCTTCTCCCCGCCCCCTTCCTCGCTGCGCCGGTGGAGAGCGTAGCAGCAGCATCCACCGCCTAG